Proteins co-encoded in one Novosphingobium sp. PP1Y genomic window:
- a CDS encoding MoxR family ATPase: MSETETLSLPDVAQIAGAIREQVGKAIVGQAGTIDHLLIALMARGHVLLEGPPGTAKTFLAQCFAATLGLDFGRIQFTPDLMPGDILGSNLFNFQTSQFTLTHGPIFCDLLLADEINRTPPKTQAALLEAMQERRVTLDGAAHALPPHFMVVATQNPIESQGVYPLPEAQLDRFLFKLLVDYPSAEEEIRIVARYGENRGAPSPMELGIEAVASPQVLSAATRAVATVTLAESVTDYIVRLVRATRDSADLACGASPRAAVLLAGAARARAALEGRDYVVPDDVKALATGVLRHRLLLSPAAEIEGKQVEALVAQLVEQTEAPR; this comes from the coding sequence ATGAGTGAGACCGAGACCCTCAGCCTGCCCGATGTCGCGCAGATCGCCGGGGCCATACGCGAACAGGTCGGCAAGGCCATCGTTGGCCAGGCCGGGACCATCGACCACTTGCTGATCGCGCTGATGGCGCGCGGCCACGTGCTGCTTGAAGGGCCGCCGGGCACGGCGAAAACTTTCCTCGCGCAGTGCTTCGCGGCGACGCTGGGGCTCGATTTCGGGCGTATCCAGTTCACGCCGGACCTGATGCCGGGCGATATCCTCGGCTCCAACCTGTTCAACTTCCAGACCAGCCAGTTCACCCTGACCCACGGGCCGATCTTCTGTGACCTGCTGCTAGCCGATGAAATCAACCGTACCCCGCCCAAGACGCAGGCCGCCCTGCTCGAGGCGATGCAGGAACGCCGCGTCACGCTGGACGGTGCCGCCCATGCGCTGCCGCCGCATTTCATGGTCGTCGCCACGCAGAACCCGATCGAGAGCCAGGGCGTCTATCCGTTGCCCGAGGCGCAGCTCGACCGTTTCCTGTTCAAGCTGCTGGTCGACTATCCCAGCGCCGAGGAGGAGATCCGCATCGTCGCCCGCTACGGCGAGAATCGCGGTGCGCCTTCACCTATGGAGCTGGGCATCGAAGCGGTGGCATCGCCGCAGGTGCTTTCCGCCGCGACCCGCGCTGTTGCGACCGTGACCCTGGCCGAAAGCGTGACCGACTACATCGTGCGGCTCGTGCGCGCCACGCGTGACAGCGCCGACCTTGCCTGCGGGGCGAGCCCGCGTGCGGCGGTGCTGCTGGCCGGCGCGGCCCGCGCCCGCGCGGCGCTGGAGGGCCGCGACTATGTTGTGCCCGACGATGTGAAGGCGCTGGCGACCGGCGTGCTGCGCCACCGCCTGCTGCTCAGTCCTGCGGCGGAGATCGAGGGCAAGCAGGTCGAGGCGCTTGTCGCCCAGCTTGTCGAACAGACCGAGGCGCCGCGCTGA
- a CDS encoding DUF58 domain-containing protein: MSTRLAPIVPTARAVVLLALGAPVALVIGATQPEAWVIAPLFGLVVLVLIVVDGLLGGRLEDLQVTVPGDAEVGAETQFSARAALHAGRPSAVEIALECDARLSPGGRCQFALHRRDGEWRGQAQVSPSRRGTGRVMRCWLRWTGPLGLGARQLLGDLDEQVRVWPNIAAVRSPALQTFLKDAQYGLIARRIRGEGTQFESLAEYEPGMDRRRIDWKASARHVHLYAKEFETERNNQIVFAFDCGQAMCEPIAGMPRLDRAVSAALATSYVALKGGDRVSLFGFASRPEVSTPFITASRDFHRLQRAAAGLEYRAEEPNFTLALATLANRLQRRSLIVVFSDFSDPTSAELMIESIGRLVSRHVVLFVTMEDEELEEISAEPPEDLEVLSMAVSADSLLRQRALVTRRLQQIGVDVIEARYDRIGTRLLDAYLAIKRSGAIG, encoded by the coding sequence ATGAGCACGCGGCTTGCCCCGATCGTACCGACCGCGCGCGCCGTGGTGCTGCTGGCGCTTGGTGCGCCGGTAGCGCTCGTCATCGGCGCAACGCAGCCGGAAGCATGGGTCATCGCGCCGCTGTTCGGGCTTGTAGTGCTGGTGCTGATCGTCGTTGACGGTCTTTTGGGAGGGCGGCTCGAGGATTTGCAGGTGACCGTGCCCGGCGATGCCGAAGTCGGGGCCGAGACGCAGTTTTCAGCCCGGGCCGCGCTCCATGCAGGCAGGCCCTCTGCCGTCGAGATCGCGCTGGAATGCGATGCGCGGCTGTCGCCCGGCGGGCGCTGCCAGTTCGCGCTGCACCGTCGGGACGGCGAATGGCGCGGGCAGGCGCAGGTCAGTCCTTCGCGTCGGGGCACCGGCCGGGTCATGCGGTGCTGGCTGCGCTGGACCGGGCCACTGGGACTGGGCGCGCGGCAATTGCTGGGCGATCTCGACGAACAGGTCCGCGTCTGGCCGAACATTGCCGCGGTGCGTTCCCCGGCCCTGCAGACTTTCCTCAAGGATGCGCAATACGGGCTTATCGCGCGGCGAATTCGCGGCGAGGGCACACAGTTCGAATCGCTGGCCGAGTACGAGCCCGGGATGGATCGCCGCCGCATCGACTGGAAGGCCTCGGCCCGCCACGTCCATCTCTACGCCAAGGAATTCGAGACAGAGCGCAACAACCAGATCGTCTTCGCCTTCGATTGCGGGCAGGCGATGTGCGAGCCGATTGCCGGCATGCCCCGGCTCGACCGCGCCGTCTCCGCCGCGCTGGCGACCTCCTATGTCGCGCTGAAGGGCGGGGACCGGGTATCGCTGTTCGGCTTCGCCTCCCGCCCCGAAGTTTCCACGCCTTTCATCACCGCTTCGCGCGACTTTCACCGTCTGCAGCGCGCGGCGGCCGGGCTTGAGTACCGCGCCGAGGAGCCCAATTTCACGCTCGCCCTGGCGACCCTTGCCAACCGGTTGCAGCGCCGCTCGCTCATCGTCGTGTTCAGCGACTTTTCCGACCCGACCAGCGCCGAACTGATGATCGAGAGCATCGGCCGTCTCGTCTCCCGCCACGTCGTGCTGTTCGTGACGATGGAGGATGAGGAGCTCGAGGAAATTTCGGCCGAGCCTCCCGAAGATCTCGAAGTGCTCTCGATGGCGGTTTCGGCCGACTCGCTGCTGCGCCAGCGCGCGCTTGTGACCCGGCGGCTGCAGCAGATCGGCGTCGACGTCATCGAGGCCCGCTACGACCGGATCGGCACCCGATTGCTCGACGCCTACCTTGCCATCAAGCGATCCGGAGCGATCGGATGA
- a CDS encoding stage II sporulation protein M, with the protein MTVTLDAIESAALRSDRFRLEREADWKRLEAIVTRMEKGRIRGISDEDLLALPGLYRTVASSLSIARETSLDAATLAYLEALVQRAWFVVYGPRTSLWEWFRGFLGGGWSAAVRAIWVDILIAFAVMVAGTAVGWLLVSHDPEWYFALVPKQFGDARVPGASAEALKATIFGNSGQNGMSVFAAQLFSNNAQVSILAFALGFAFGVPSLLLLVHNMAVLGAMLWLYNGAGLTTDFAGWIAVHGTTEIFAILLAGAAGLHIGRSLAFPGRRPVLQATAQAGRRAALVMAGVVLMLVVAALLEGFARQLVDETAGRFAIGGSMLLIWLGYFFAFRGNDGHAASRDTPR; encoded by the coding sequence ATGACCGTCACCCTCGATGCCATCGAAAGCGCGGCCTTGCGTTCGGACCGTTTCCGGCTTGAGCGCGAGGCGGACTGGAAGCGGCTGGAAGCCATCGTCACGCGCATGGAAAAGGGCCGGATCAGGGGCATTTCCGACGAGGACCTGCTGGCGCTTCCGGGCCTCTACCGAACCGTCGCCTCCAGCCTGTCGATCGCGCGGGAAACTTCGCTCGATGCGGCAACGCTCGCCTACCTCGAAGCGCTGGTCCAGCGCGCGTGGTTCGTCGTTTATGGCCCGCGGACCAGCCTGTGGGAATGGTTCCGCGGCTTCCTTGGCGGTGGCTGGAGCGCCGCGGTGCGGGCGATCTGGGTCGATATTCTCATCGCCTTCGCGGTGATGGTGGCGGGAACGGCGGTCGGCTGGCTGCTCGTCTCGCACGATCCGGAATGGTATTTCGCGCTGGTGCCCAAGCAGTTCGGCGACGCGCGCGTGCCCGGGGCAAGCGCCGAGGCGCTCAAGGCGACGATCTTCGGTAATTCCGGGCAGAACGGGATGAGCGTGTTTGCCGCCCAGCTGTTCAGCAACAATGCGCAGGTCTCGATCCTCGCCTTCGCGCTCGGCTTCGCCTTCGGCGTGCCCTCGCTGCTGCTGCTGGTGCACAACATGGCCGTGCTGGGCGCCATGCTCTGGCTCTACAATGGGGCGGGGCTCACAACGGATTTCGCCGGATGGATCGCGGTCCACGGTACGACCGAGATTTTCGCGATCCTGCTGGCGGGGGCAGCCGGACTGCACATCGGACGCTCGCTGGCATTTCCGGGGCGCAGGCCGGTGCTGCAGGCCACTGCGCAGGCCGGACGCCGCGCCGCGCTGGTCATGGCCGGCGTCGTGCTCATGCTTGTCGTCGCGGCCCTGCTCGAAGGCTTTGCGCGCCAGCTTGTCGATGAGACGGCGGGGCGCTTCGCCATCGGCGGATCGATGCTGCTGATTTGGCTCGGCTATTTCTTCGCCTTTCGCGGCAATGACGGCCACGCGGCGAGCCGGGACACCCCTCGATGA
- a CDS encoding RDD family protein, which yields MTAMPTRLRRSSRDRVLVTPEGIALPVTVASRGARAGALMLDLVFIFLLILGSTMALFSIAGGASAFMREIESDTAAGHVLQFIFIVWIVVLFLFRNAYFLFFELGPRGATPGKRMAGIRIAARDGGRLSAEMVIARNLLRDVELFLPLVFLASAGVESGAAWLAATGWFLIFMLFPMFNRDGLRAGDIIAGSWVLERPRQKLVAAMSVARGAQTAVAAPHRKYHFEDAELAVYGEYELQALERVLRGRRDQSIESVYQTIAAKIGRNDGWNDERRFLEAYYTQLRARLEAGMRMGRRKADKFSDEG from the coding sequence ATGACCGCGATGCCGACCCGCCTGCGCCGTTCCTCGCGCGACCGCGTGCTCGTCACGCCCGAGGGGATCGCCCTGCCGGTCACCGTGGCCAGCCGCGGCGCGCGGGCCGGTGCGCTGATGCTCGACCTCGTCTTCATATTCCTGCTGATCCTGGGATCGACGATGGCGCTGTTCTCGATCGCCGGCGGGGCATCGGCGTTTATGCGCGAGATCGAGAGCGACACGGCTGCAGGGCATGTCCTGCAATTCATCTTCATCGTCTGGATCGTGGTCCTGTTCCTGTTCCGCAACGCCTACTTCCTGTTCTTCGAACTCGGCCCGCGCGGCGCGACGCCGGGCAAGCGCATGGCGGGCATCCGCATCGCCGCGCGCGATGGCGGGCGGCTTTCGGCGGAAATGGTCATCGCCCGCAATCTCCTGCGCGATGTCGAGCTGTTCCTGCCGTTGGTCTTTCTCGCGTCTGCGGGCGTGGAAAGCGGAGCGGCGTGGCTGGCCGCGACGGGCTGGTTCCTGATCTTCATGCTGTTCCCGATGTTCAATCGCGACGGCCTGCGCGCCGGGGACATCATCGCCGGTAGCTGGGTGCTCGAAAGACCGCGGCAGAAGCTGGTGGCGGCGATGTCAGTCGCGCGCGGAGCGCAGACCGCCGTGGCTGCGCCGCATCGCAAGTACCACTTCGAGGATGCGGAACTGGCGGTTTACGGAGAGTACGAGCTTCAGGCGCTGGAACGCGTACTGCGCGGCAGGCGGGATCAGTCGATCGAATCCGTCTATCAGACGATCGCCGCCAAGATCGGCCGCAATGACGGCTGGAACGACGAGCGCCGGTTCCTCGAGGCATATTACACCCAGTTGCGCGCGCGGCTGGAGGCAGGCATGCGCATGGGGCGGCGCAAGGCCGACAAGTTCTCGGACGAAGGCTGA
- a CDS encoding GNAT family N-acetyltransferase, translating to MIDALRIVPDDLSGDQVLALLQFHLDEMHKWSPACKVHAMPAERLRQADVAFYSAWDGERLAGCGAIKHLDDGHGELKSMRAAPDYRGKGVGKAILLHLLTVARERRYTRVSLETGKPEAFRAARQLYLANGFVECPPFGDYVSDAFSMCMTRAL from the coding sequence ATGATCGACGCCTTGAGGATCGTGCCCGATGACCTGTCCGGCGATCAGGTTCTCGCCCTGCTGCAGTTCCATCTCGACGAGATGCACAAGTGGTCTCCGGCCTGCAAGGTTCACGCGATGCCGGCAGAGCGCCTGCGGCAGGCGGACGTTGCGTTCTATTCCGCATGGGATGGCGAGCGGCTCGCCGGTTGCGGCGCGATCAAGCATCTGGACGACGGCCACGGGGAACTCAAATCGATGCGCGCCGCGCCCGATTATCGCGGGAAGGGGGTGGGCAAGGCGATCCTGCTTCATCTGCTCACGGTCGCGCGTGAGCGCCGCTATACCCGCGTCAGCCTCGAGACCGGCAAGCCGGAGGCCTTCCGCGCCGCCCGGCAGCTCTATCTTGCGAACGGCTTTGTCGAGTGCCCGCCGTTCGGCGACTATGTCTCCGACGCCTTTTCCATGTGCATGACCCGCGCGCTGTAA
- a CDS encoding GNAT family N-acetyltransferase: protein MDMRLAAPADAAALADLGARSFVEKFGYLYRPEDLSAFLAGSHGEDVVAGQIADPGMRIMLAVDGTRLLGFCKMVMACGWPEHARGSKVVELKQLYTDPDATGQGIGARLMDWAMDEARDFGADEVQLSVWSENFGAHKFYARHGFEKVADIHFMVGEQRDEEFLYARLLLG, encoded by the coding sequence ATGGATATGAGACTCGCCGCGCCAGCCGATGCAGCCGCCCTTGCCGATTTGGGCGCGCGCAGCTTCGTGGAGAAGTTCGGGTACCTCTACCGCCCGGAGGATCTCTCTGCCTTTCTGGCCGGTTCCCATGGCGAAGACGTCGTTGCAGGGCAGATCGCAGATCCGGGCATGCGGATCATGCTGGCCGTCGACGGGACCCGCCTGCTGGGATTCTGCAAGATGGTCATGGCCTGCGGCTGGCCGGAGCACGCCCGCGGCAGCAAGGTGGTCGAACTCAAGCAGCTCTACACCGATCCCGATGCGACCGGGCAGGGCATCGGCGCAAGGCTAATGGACTGGGCGATGGACGAGGCGCGCGATTTCGGCGCGGACGAAGTCCAGCTCTCGGTGTGGAGCGAGAATTTCGGCGCTCACAAGTTCTATGCGCGCCATGGCTTCGAAAAGGTCGCCGACATTCACTTCATGGTCGGCGAACAGCGTGACGAGGAATTCCTCTACGCGCGCCTGTTGCTGGGCTGA
- a CDS encoding zinc transporter ZntB, whose translation MFDDTRTDDLEAETPLLFGRVLDGRGGGRTVTWQEANAWQPGTPGEVLWMHLRRDRPGVAEWLEQTLGLPEPTAELLTSEDTRPRAFSEDGALVATLRGINFNPGAEPEDMVSMQVWCDGQRLITLRRRPLQTPRSVMHDLDGGRGPVDAGAAITSLVEHMIARMNRSIVDMNEVIDQLEDTDPDDDPESMLDKISTIRRNCLALKRHMSPQHVALERISRDAPAWFEDHDRREIAETIDRMRRYIDDLDISKESAVVLQDDLRARAVAQSNRTSYLLTIVAAIFLPLGFVTGLLGINVGGMPGASNPDAFWLVVAMCVAILVMQLLMFWRWKWFG comes from the coding sequence ATGTTCGACGATACCCGTACCGACGACCTCGAAGCCGAAACGCCTCTGCTGTTCGGTCGCGTGCTGGACGGTCGCGGCGGCGGGCGCACCGTGACCTGGCAGGAAGCGAACGCCTGGCAGCCCGGCACACCGGGGGAAGTCTTGTGGATGCACTTGCGGCGCGACCGTCCGGGCGTCGCCGAGTGGCTGGAGCAGACGCTGGGCCTGCCCGAACCCACGGCGGAACTGCTCACCAGCGAGGATACCCGCCCGCGCGCCTTCAGCGAGGACGGCGCGCTGGTGGCGACGCTGCGCGGGATCAACTTCAACCCCGGAGCAGAGCCGGAAGACATGGTCTCGATGCAGGTCTGGTGCGACGGGCAACGGCTGATCACGCTGCGCCGGCGGCCCTTGCAGACGCCGCGTTCGGTGATGCACGATCTCGATGGCGGGCGCGGCCCGGTCGATGCAGGCGCTGCCATCACTTCGCTGGTCGAGCATATGATTGCCCGCATGAACCGCTCCATCGTCGACATGAACGAGGTGATCGACCAGCTGGAGGACACCGATCCCGACGACGATCCGGAAAGCATGCTCGACAAGATCTCGACGATCCGGCGCAATTGCCTCGCTCTCAAGCGCCACATGTCGCCGCAGCACGTCGCGCTTGAGCGCATCTCGCGCGATGCCCCGGCCTGGTTCGAGGACCACGACCGCCGCGAGATCGCCGAGACGATCGACCGCATGCGCCGCTATATCGACGATCTCGACATCAGCAAGGAAAGCGCGGTCGTCCTGCAGGACGACCTGCGCGCCCGCGCCGTCGCCCAGTCGAACCGCACCAGCTACCTGCTGACGATCGTTGCGGCGATCTTCCTTCCGCTCGGATTCGTGACCGGGCTGCTCGGCATCAACGTCGGCGGGATGCCCGGCGCCTCGAACCCGGACGCGTTCTGGCTGGTCGTCGCCATGTGCGTTGCGATCCTGGTGATGCAGTTGCTGATGTTCTGGCGCTGGAAGTGGTTCGGGTAG